The following proteins are encoded in a genomic region of Solea senegalensis isolate Sse05_10M linkage group LG5, IFAPA_SoseM_1, whole genome shotgun sequence:
- the tmem230b gene encoding transmembrane protein 230b: protein MPARNIVTDGGSNVRYSRLASDDDGYIDLQFKKSPPKVPYKAIALATVLFLIGSVLIVIGSLLLAGYFGVTHSDRTIPVLIIGILVFLPGFYHLRIAYYASKGYTGYSYDDIPDFDD, encoded by the exons atgcCCGCCCGGAACATCGTGACTGACGGGGGAAGTAACGTGAGGTACTCCCGGTTAGCGAGCGACGATGACGGATACATCGActtacag TTTAAGAAGAGTCCGCCCAAAGTGCCGTACAAAGCCATCGCTCTGGCCACAGTTCTCTTCTTAATTGGCTCAGTGTTGATTGTCATCGGCTCTCTGCTCCTCGCTGGATACTTTGGAGTCACG CACTCGGACCGAACCattcctgtcctcatcatcggGATCCTCGTCTTCCTGCCTGGATTTTACCATCTACGCATCGCTTACTATGCTTCAAAAGGCTACACAGGTTATTCCTACGACGACATCCCAGACTTTGAtgactga
- the adra1aa gene encoding adrenoceptor alpha 1Aa — protein sequence MFRLLDDMSPVPLTQNCSINCSQVLVPQLDVVKAVVLGLVLGVFIVFGIVGNILVILSVVCNRHLRTVTHYFIVNLAVADLLLSSTVLPFSAILEILDRWVFGRIFCNVWAAVDVLCCTASIMSLCVISVDRYIGVSYPLRYPAIVTKRRALLAVALLWLLSVVISIGPLFGWKEPPPEDESICKITEEPGYAIFSAVGSFYLPLAVILAMYCRVFVVAHRESQGLREGHKTEKSDTEQVILRIHRGNTTVSEDEALRRRTHFALRLLKFSREMKAAKTLGIVVGCFVLCWLPFFLVLPIGSMFPAYRVSDTVFKITFWLGYFNSCINPIIYPCSNHEFKKAFQSLLGLRSPTPRQNLQHLSPGRTTPQNLQGHNQTPTLGPDHSPAAAACLLSPPSSRESRDCSGLFSGRTAGGSVPVETSGAKVAKLCSKGFHQSCCCRFLRRGTQPQESQCTQTPAVTKLPAIKIHRLSLSVKGQPV from the exons ATGTTTCGTTTGCTGGACGACATGAGCCCAGTTCCTCTGACGCAGAACTGCTCCATTAACTGCAGCCAGGTGTTAGTGCCGCAGCTCGATGTGGTCAAAGCTGTGGTTCTGGGTTTAGTGCTTGGCGTTTTCATCGTGTTTGGAATTGTGGGGAACAtcctggtgatcctctcagtggTTTGCAATCGACATCTGCGCACGGTCACGCACTACTTCATCGTTAACCTGGCGGTGGCCGATCTGCTGCTCAGCTCCACTGTTCTTCCTTTCTCTGCCATTTTGGAGATCCTGGATCGCTGGGTGTTTGGACGGATCTTTTGTAATGTTTGGGCAGCTGTGGATGTGCTCTGCTGCACCGCCTCCATCATGAGCCTCTGTGTTATCTCCGTTGACCGCTACATCGGGGTCAGTTACCCTCTGCGTTACCCTGCCATCGTGACAAAGCGCCGAGCTCTGCTGGCAGTGGCGCTGCTGTGGCTGCTCTCTGTCGTCATATCCATCGGACCCTTGTTCGGATGGAAGGAGCCCCCTCCGGAGGACGAGTCCATCTGCAAGATCACAGAGGAGCCCGGCTACGCCATCTTCTCCGCCGTGGGCTCCTTCTACCTGCCGCTCGCCGTCATCCTGGCCATGTACTGTCGGGTTTTCGTGGTCGCTCACAGAGAGAGCCAGGGTCTGAGGGAGGGCCACAAGACCGAGAAGTCCGATACTGAGCAGGTGATTCTGAGGATCCACCGGGGCAACACGACAGTGTCAGAGGACGAGGCCCTCCGCAGGCGCACGCACTTCGCTCTGCGACTGCTCAAGTTCTCGCGTGAGATGAAAGCCGCCAAGACGCTGGGCATCGTGGTCGGCTGCTTCGTGTTGTGCTGGTTGCCTTTTTTCCTGGTGCTGCCCATCG gctCCATGTTCCCCGCGTACCGAGTGTCCGACACCGTCTTCAAAATCACCTTCTGGCTCGGTTACTTCAACAGCTGCATCAACCCCATCATCTACCCGTGCTCCAACCACGAGTTCAAGAAAGCGTTCCAGAGTTTGCTGGGACTCCGCTCTCCGACGCCCCGACAGAACCTTCAACACCTGAGCCCGGGACGGACGACCCCTCAGAACCTGCAGGGTCACAACCAGACCCCGACTCTGGGCCCGGACCACAGTCCTGCGGCGGCGGCGTGTCTCCTCAGTCCACCGTCCTCCAGAGAGAGCAGGGACTGTTCCGGACTGTTTTCCGGACGCACCGCCGGTGGCTCAGTACCGGTGGAGACCAGCGGGGCTAAAGTGGCCAAACTGTGCAGTAAAGGTTTCCaccaaagctgctgctgccgtttcCTGCGCCGTGGAACTCAACCACAGGAGTcacagtgcacacaaacacctgctGTCACAAAACTCCCCGCCATTAAAATCCACCGACTGTCGCTGTCGGTGAAAGGACAGCCCGTGTAA